A window from Urocitellus parryii isolate mUroPar1 chromosome 1, mUroPar1.hap1, whole genome shotgun sequence encodes these proteins:
- the LOC113199703 gene encoding LOW QUALITY PROTEIN: beta-1,4-galactosyltransferase 1-like (The sequence of the model RefSeq protein was modified relative to this genomic sequence to represent the inferred CDS: inserted 1 base in 1 codon), whose translation MRFREPLLGGSAPMLRASLQRGCRLLVAVCALHLGVTLVYYLAGGNLSRLSQLVRVSTSLQGGSNGATSNGQTXGELRPAGADRPPPPSGISSEPLPGLDSGANSGPGLVSNLTSAPVSSTSALSLLACPEESPMLVVPMPIEFNIPVDLELSAKKNPEVKVGGRYTPKDCISPHKVAIIIPFRNRQEHLKYWLYYLHPILQRQQLDYGIYVINQAGDTMFNPAKLLNIGFQEAQKDYDYNCFVFSDVDLIPMDDHNAYRCFPQPRHISVAMDKFGFSLPYVQYFGGVSALSKQQFLTINGFPNNYWGWGGEDDDIFNRLVFRGMSISRPNAVNGRCRMIRHWRDKKNEPNPQRFDRIAHKRDTMRFDGLNSLTYHVLDVQRYPLYTKITVDIGTPS comes from the exons ATGAGGTTTCGGGAGCCACTTCTAGGCGGCAGCGCCCCGATGCTCCGGGCGTCCCTGCAGCGGGGCTGCCGCTTGCTCGTGGCCGTCTGCGCGCTGCACCTCGGCGTCACCCTCGTCTACTACCTGGCCGGTGGCAACCTGAGCCGCTTATCCCAGCTGGTCAGAGTCTCCACATCTCTGCAGGGTGGCTCCAACGGCGCCACCTCCAACGGGCAGA TCGGGGAGCTCCGGCCCGCAGGGGCCGACCGACCGCCGCCTCCTTCAGGCATCTCCTCTGAGCCTCTCCCGGGGCTGGACTCTGGTGCAAATTCTGGCCCTGGTCTCGTGAGTAACTTGACTTCGGCCCCAGTGTCTTCCACCTCAGCACTGTCGCTGCTTGCTTGCCCTGAGGAGTCCCCGATGCTCGTTGTCCCCATGCCGATTGAATTTAACATTCCTGTGGATCTGGAACTTTCGGCAAAGAAGAACCCAGAGGTAAAGGTGGGCGGCCGTTACACCCCCAAGGACTGCATCTCTCCTCACAAGGTGGCCATCATTATTCCATTCCGCAACCGGCAGGAACACCTCAAGTATTGGCTGTATTACTTGCACCCAATCCTGCAGCGCCAGCAGCTGGATTATGGCATTTATGTTATCAACCAGGCTGGAGATACCATGTTCAATCCCGCGAAGCTCCTCAATATTGGTTTTCAAGAAGCCCAGAAGGACTATGACTACAACTGCTTTGTGTTTAGTGATGT agaCCTCATTCCGATGGATGACCACAATGCCTACAGGTGTTTCCCACAGCCACGGCACATTTCAGTTGCAATGGACAAGTTTGGATTTAGCCTACCTTATGTTCAGTATTTTGGAGGTGTCTCTGCTCTAAGTAAACAACAGTTTTTGACCATCAATGGATTTCCTAAtaattactggggctggggaggagaagaTGATGACATCTTTAACAGATTAGTTTTTAGAGGCATGTCTATATCTCGCCCAAATGCTGTGAACGGGAGGTGTCGCATGATCCGCCACTGgagagacaaaaaaaatgaacCCAACCCTCAGAGGTTTGACCGAATTGCACACAAAAGGGATACAATGCGCTTTGATGGTTTGAACTCACTTACCTACCATGTGTTGGATGTACAGAGATACCCATTGTATACCAAAATCACAGTGGACATCGGTACACCAAGCTAG